A region of Ornithorhynchus anatinus isolate Pmale09 chromosome 5, mOrnAna1.pri.v4, whole genome shotgun sequence DNA encodes the following proteins:
- the LOC103164682 gene encoding interferon-inducible GTPase 5-like, which translates to MAAKAKPPTGPGASSGQGPEEKNFLQLSAEELGALREAFEDGNLSAAARKLQDTLQSLENVRLDVAVTGETGSGKSTFVNAIRGLGDEEPGSAETGVVETTLDPTPYPHPKYPNVTIWDLPGIGTPAFQASRYLERVQFGRYDFFILIASERFTAHHAQLACEIQRLGKRFYFIRSKVDVDLAASRQRRPATFSEEGVLNEIRTHCRDRLRAEGVAEPRVFLLSTFELGKYDFHLLGETLERELEGHKRHALLLALPNVSRQILDKKRASLQQHIWLIAAISCGLDPVPVPQVPGLFCDLKLLVKALQGYYRNFGLDRASLATLADQVAKPAEALKAVMRSPDEVDEALVVQLLGQVAGGVGGFTQQLETVPILGALASGGVSFAIVYKALRLFLTMVEEDCQRVLLKAFEVEPRHPL; encoded by the coding sequence ATGGCGGCCAAGGCCAAGCCCCCCACGGGCCCCGGGGCCTCCAGCGGGCAGGGGCCGGAAGAGAAGAACTTCCTGCAGCTGTCGGCGGAAGAGCTGGGGGCCCTGAGGGAAGCCTTCGAGGACGGGAACCTGAGCGCGGCGGCCCGCAAGCTGCAGGACAccctccagtccctggagaacgTGCGCCTGGACGTGGCCGTCACCGGGGAGACCGGCTCGGGCAAGTCCACCTTCGTCAACGCCATCCGGGGCCTGGGCGACGAGGAGCCCGGCTCGGCCGAGACCGGGGTGGTGGAGACCACCCTGGACCCCACCCCGTACCCCCACCCCAAGTACCCCAACGTGACCATCTGGGACCTGCCGGGCATCGGCACGCCGGCCTTCCAGGCGAGCCGCTACCTGGAGCGGGTCCAGTTCGGCCGCTACGACTTCTTCATCCTCATCGCCTCGGAGCGCTTCACGGCCCACCACGCCCAGCTGGCCTGCGAGATCCAGCGCCTGGGCAAGCGCTTCTACTTCATCCGCTCCAAGGTGGACGTGGACCTGGCCGCCTCGCGCCAGCGCCGCCCGGCCACCTTCTCCGAGGAAGGGGTCCTGAACGAGATCCGCACCCACTGCCGGGACCGGCTGCGGGCCGAGGGGGTGGCCGAGCCCCGGGTCTTCCTGCTGTCCACGTTCGAGCTGGGCAAGTACGACTTCCACCTGCTGGGCGAGACcctggagagggagctggagggtcACAAGCGCCACGCCCTCCTGCTGGCCCTGCCCAACGTCTCCCGCCAGATCCTGGACAAGAAGCGGGCCTCCCTGCAGCAGCACATCTGGCTCATCGCCGCCATCTCCTGCGGGCTGGATCCCGTGCCCGTCCCCCAGGTGCCCGGCCTCTTCTGCGACCTCAAGCTGCTGGTCAAGGCCCTCCAGGGCTACTATCGCAACTTCGGGCTGGATCGGGCCTCCTTGGCCACGCTGGCCGACCAGGTGGCCAAGCCGGCCGAGGCGCTGAAGGCCGTGATGCGGAGCCCGGACGAGGTGGACGAGGCCCTGGTGGTGCAGCTCTTGGGCCAGGTGGCCGGGGGCGTGGGTGGCTTCACCCAGCAGCTGGAGACCGTGCCCATCCTGGGGGCCTTGGCCAGCGGTGGCGTCTCCTTCGCCATCGTCTACAAGGCGCTCCGCCTCTTCCTCACCATGGTCGAGGAGGACTGCCAGCGCGTGCTCCTCAAGGCCTTCGAGGTGGAGCCCAGGCACCCTCTGTGA